From a region of the Mercurialis annua linkage group LG1-X, ddMerAnnu1.2, whole genome shotgun sequence genome:
- the LOC126673116 gene encoding myb family transcription factor PHL7-like → MGSSRTDGSGKERLRWTQELHDRFERSVNQLGGPDRATPKGILKAMSIPGLTIYHVKSHLQKYRISKFIPESTHKGKLERRNISEMLPNFSATSNTQLNEALEMQMEVHRRLSDQLEVQNSLKLKIESQERFLDRIVEEHRNRITVQTHKKQFSTASLPSLCEEESESNNAKDFESDSEGDTTRIEIQYDDVQILKKLRTESDVLPSRYRIEEIDYNPYDVQNLILQKEVKFINFPWSTSFF, encoded by the exons ATGGGCTCGAGTCGAACAGATGGCTCCGGTAAAGAGCGGTTGCGATGGACTCAAGAACTTCATGATCGGTTCGAAAGATCCGTGAATCAGCTTGGCGGTCCTGACA GAGCGACTCCTAAAGGTATTCTGAAGGCTATGAGCATTCCTGGACTCACTATTTACCATGTCAAGAGCCACTTACAG AAATACAGGATCTCAAAATTCATCCCCGAATCAACCCACA AAGGAAAACTTGAGAGGAGAAATATATCAGAAATGTTACCAAATTTCAGTGCTACATC AAATACGCAATTAAATGAAGCATTAGAAATGCAAATGGAAGTTCATAGGCGACTCAGTGATCAACTTGAG GTTCAAAACAGTCTGAAGCTTAAAATTGAATCACAAGAGAGATTCCTTGACAGAATTGTTGAAGAACATCGAAACCGAATCACTGTTCAGACACacaaaaaacaattttctaCAGCATCACTCCCATCGCTTTGTGAGGAGGAATCAGAATCGAACAATGCAAAAGATTTCGAATCCGATTCCGAGGGCGATACTACTAGAATCGAAATACAATACGACGATGTTCAAATTCTAAAGAAACTCAGAACCGAAAGTGATGTGTTGCCATCGCGATATAGAATCGAAGAAATCGACTACAATCCATATGATGTTCAAAACTTGATTCTTCAAAAAGAAGTGAAATTCATCAATTTTCCTTGGAGTACAAGCTTTTTCTAA
- the LOC126665585 gene encoding PHD finger protein ALFIN-LIKE 1-like — protein MEMASSPRTVEEIFRDFSARRVGVVRALTQDVDEFYGLCDPEKENLCLYGHPNETWEVNLPAEEVPPELPEPALGINFARDGMDRKDWLSLVAVHSDSWLISVAFYFGARLNRNERKRLFSMMNDLPTVFEVVTERKPVKEKPSADSGSKSRGSSIKRSNDGQVKSNPRHTEEFYEDDEDEHNETFCGSCGGSYSADEFWIGCDICERWFHGKCVKITPAKAESIKQYKCPSCSMKRNRQ, from the exons ATGGAAATGGCGTCTAGTCCGCGAACAGTAGAAGAGATCTTCAGAGATTTTAGTGCTAGAAGAGTCGGAGTTGTTCGTGCTTTAACTCAAG ATGTGGATGAATTTTATGGACTTTGCGACCCAG AGAAGGAGAATTTGTGTCTATATGGGCATCCGAATGAGACCTGGGAAGTAAATCTGCCAGCTGAGGAAGTTCCGCCTGAGCTTCCTGAACCGGCTTTAGGAATTAATTTTGCGAGAGATGGTATGGATAGAAAAGACTGGCTTTCACTGGTTGCTGTGCATAGTGACTCTTGGTTGATTTCTGTTGCTTTCTATTTTGGTGCTCGTCTTAATAGAAACGAAAG GAAACGGCTCTTTAGCATGATGAACGATTTGCCCACTGTCTTCGAAGTTGTAACAGAACGGAAACCCGTAAAAGAAAAGCCCAGTGCAGATAGTGGAAGTAAATCTCGAGGCAGCAGCATAAAG AGATCAAATGATGGTCAAGTGAAGAGCAATCCGAGGCATACAGAAGAGTTTTATGAAGACGATGAGGATGAGCATAATGAAACTTTTTGCGGGAGCTGTGGCGGAAGTTACAGCGCAGATGAATTCTGGATTGGTTGCGACATATGCGAAAGGTGGTTCCATGGAAAGTGTGTGAAAATAACACCTGCTAAGGCTGAGAGTATTAAGCAATACAAGTGCCCATCTTGCAGCATGAAGAGAAACAGACAGTAA
- the LOC126664566 gene encoding uncharacterized protein LOC126664566 produces MGIDYYKILQVDRNAKDDELKKAYRKLAMKWHPDKNPTNKKDAESKFKQISEAYDVLSDPQKRAVYDQYGEEGLKGQMPPQGGGGGFGHDGGSTTFRFNPRNADDIFSEIFGFSSPFGGMGDMGSSRASTSSGFHRSMFGDDIFSSFRSAGGESSIPRKAAPIERTLPCSLEDLYKGVTKKMKISRDVIDSSGRPTTVEEILAIDIKQGWKKGTKITFPEKGNEQRGVIPSDLIFIIDEKPHSIFKRDGNDLINTQKISLVEALTGCTVQLTTIDGRNLTINITSIISPTYEEVIKGEGMPFPKEPSKRGNLKIKFIIKFPNKLTPEQKTGIKRLMSPS; encoded by the exons ATGGGAATAGATTACTACAAAATATTACAGGTAGACCGCAATGCTAAAGACGACGAATTAAAGAAAGCCTACAGAAAGCTGGCCATGAAATGGCATCCTGATAAGAATCCCACCAACAAAAAAGACGCTGAATCCAAGTTCAAGCAAATCTCTGAAGCCTATGAT GTTTTGAGTGACCCGCAAAAGCGGGCGGTTTATGATCAGTATGGGGAGGAGGGGTTGAAGGGGCAGATGCCGCCGCAGGGTGGGGGCGGAGGATTTGGACATGACGGCGGTTCCACGACGTTTCGGTTTAATCCGAGGAATGCAGACGATATATTCTCGGAGATTTTTGGATTTTCGAGTCCGTTTGGAGGAATGGGTGATATGGGTAGTTCGAGGGCTAGCACTTCTTCTGGGTTTCATAGGAGTATGTTTGGGGATGATATCTTTTCTTCGTTTAGGAGTGCAGGTGGTGAGAGCTCTATCCCTCGAAAAGCGGCTCCGATTGAAAGGACATTGCCGTGTAGTTTGGAGGATCTTTATAAAGGTGTTACTAAGAAGATGAAGATTTCTAGGGATGTTATTGATTCTAGTGG GCGACCTACGACTGTGGAGGAGATTCTAGCAATTGATATCAAGCAAGGCTGGAAGAAAGGTACGAAAATTACTTTCCCGGAGAAGGGAAATGAACAACGAGGTGTTATACCATCTGACCTAATCTTCATCATCGATGAGAAGCCTCATAGCATCTTCAAGAGAGATGGCAACGATCTCATAAATACACAGAAGATCTCTCTCGTGGAAGCTCTAACCGGTTGCACAGTGCAGTTGACGACAATCGATGGCCGGAATCTAACCATCAATATTACGTCTATCATTTCTCCCACATACGAAGAAGTGATCAAAGGGGAAGGCATGCCATTTCCCAAAGAGCCCTCTAAAAGAGGGAACCTGAAGATtaagtttattataaaattccCGAACAAGCTCACTCCGGAGCAGAAAACTGGGATCAAGCGGTTAATGTCACCTTCATGA